One genomic segment of Mesoterricola silvestris includes these proteins:
- a CDS encoding LTA synthase family protein produces the protein MPRTKLRLLAVLLALLVILFGLLRLAFLLRFGGAEGGTAHALYIGLKFDARLAAILVLPALLLLKAGNPGRPSRAALGALTLAAALLVYAGLILVAMVDTVEARAWLYGFLVLAGIHHGLCGGFGLGMKSARRIWAAYALAALSAVLLAYVADFGAYGYIHTRLNGTLVMFLENAGTSLKMVWQSYPVVRIALALAAVLALSAWGLRALASRLELASPVPRGRKALHALAAFGLLALMWGRWSAYPLRWAEAFELPGTFQAHLALNPVLFFLETRRDMDGGFDLRKVKASAPVMAEYFGIPEATDAEGLPTLARRGVPHPLIDPARRPNVVFIQLESFASFKTGIQGNPLDPTPCFDRLCREGIFFDRFYVAMENTSRSMFATLFGVPDVSAVENATRNPLLLDQGTVLSGLDAYSKTFFLGGSANWAQIRGVLKKNFPGLRIHEEGSFRSPVVDVWGISDADLLREAADNLGTQAPPFWSYIQTSGNHPPFTIPKHLKDFRKAELDPAALARGGFIGNDEFNAVRLMDHSLETFFEAARRQPWFADTVFVLWGDHGLPRGTEDPRFDDAFRNDVDKRFGDLKLAIHNVPLLIYAPGLLKPRRVHTVATQMDLLPTLSSLLGVPWRTSTLGKDALDPAFQERSAAFTFTTFRRPPRIGLLQGDYYLTVDPGGRAQLFRTDRGDPSDLAALEPARVERMRALAEGFHQWSKFLLSHNRPLKDRP, from the coding sequence ATGCCCCGAACCAAGCTCCGGCTCCTGGCCGTCCTCCTCGCGCTGCTGGTGATCCTGTTCGGGCTCCTGCGCCTGGCCTTCCTGCTGCGCTTCGGCGGGGCCGAGGGCGGCACCGCCCACGCGCTCTACATCGGCCTGAAGTTCGACGCGCGCCTCGCGGCCATCCTGGTGCTGCCCGCGCTGCTCCTCCTGAAGGCCGGCAACCCCGGGCGCCCCTCCCGCGCCGCCCTGGGGGCCCTGACCCTGGCGGCGGCCCTCCTGGTCTACGCGGGCCTCATCCTGGTGGCCATGGTGGACACCGTGGAGGCCCGGGCCTGGCTCTACGGGTTCCTGGTCCTCGCGGGGATCCACCACGGCCTCTGCGGCGGCTTCGGCCTGGGCATGAAATCCGCCCGGCGCATCTGGGCCGCCTACGCCCTCGCGGCGCTGTCCGCGGTGCTCCTCGCCTACGTCGCCGACTTCGGCGCCTACGGCTACATCCACACCCGGCTCAACGGCACCCTGGTGATGTTCCTGGAGAACGCGGGCACCAGCCTGAAGATGGTCTGGCAGAGCTATCCCGTGGTCCGCATCGCCCTGGCCCTGGCCGCCGTCCTGGCCCTTTCCGCCTGGGGCCTGCGGGCCCTGGCCTCCAGGCTCGAGCTCGCGTCCCCCGTGCCCCGGGGCCGGAAGGCCCTCCACGCCCTGGCCGCCTTCGGCCTGCTGGCGCTCATGTGGGGCCGCTGGTCGGCCTATCCCCTGCGCTGGGCCGAGGCCTTCGAACTGCCCGGCACCTTCCAGGCCCACCTGGCCCTCAACCCCGTGCTGTTCTTCCTGGAGACGCGGCGGGACATGGACGGCGGCTTCGACCTCCGGAAGGTGAAGGCCTCCGCGCCGGTGATGGCGGAGTACTTCGGCATCCCGGAGGCCACCGATGCCGAGGGCCTGCCCACCCTGGCCCGAAGGGGCGTCCCCCACCCCCTCATCGACCCGGCCCGGCGCCCCAACGTCGTCTTCATCCAGCTGGAGAGCTTCGCCTCCTTCAAGACCGGCATCCAGGGCAACCCCCTGGACCCGACGCCCTGCTTCGACCGGCTCTGCCGCGAAGGGATCTTCTTCGACCGGTTCTACGTCGCCATGGAGAACACCAGCCGCAGCATGTTCGCCACGCTCTTCGGCGTGCCGGACGTGAGCGCCGTGGAGAACGCCACGCGCAACCCGCTCCTGCTGGACCAGGGCACGGTCCTCTCCGGGCTGGACGCCTATTCCAAGACCTTCTTCCTGGGCGGCAGCGCCAACTGGGCCCAGATCCGCGGCGTCCTCAAGAAGAACTTCCCGGGGCTGAGGATCCACGAGGAGGGCTCGTTCCGCAGCCCCGTGGTGGACGTGTGGGGCATCAGCGACGCCGATCTCCTGCGGGAGGCCGCGGACAACCTGGGGACCCAGGCCCCCCCCTTCTGGAGCTACATCCAGACCTCGGGAAACCATCCCCCCTTCACCATTCCCAAGCACCTCAAGGACTTCCGCAAGGCCGAACTGGACCCGGCGGCCCTGGCCAGGGGGGGCTTCATCGGCAACGACGAGTTCAACGCGGTGCGCCTCATGGACCACAGCCTGGAGACCTTCTTCGAGGCCGCGCGCAGGCAGCCCTGGTTCGCCGACACCGTCTTCGTCCTGTGGGGCGACCACGGACTGCCCCGGGGCACGGAGGATCCCCGCTTCGACGACGCCTTCCGCAACGACGTGGACAAGCGCTTCGGCGACCTCAAGCTGGCCATCCACAATGTGCCCCTCCTCATCTACGCGCCGGGCCTCCTCAAGCCCCGGCGGGTGCACACGGTGGCCACCCAGATGGACCTCCTGCCCACCCTGTCCAGCCTCCTGGGCGTGCCCTGGCGCACTTCCACCCTGGGCAAGGACGCCCTGGACCCGGCCTTCCAGGAGCGTTCCGCCGCCTTCACCTTCACCACGTTCCGCAGGCCGCCCCGCATCGGGCTCCTTCAGGGCGACTACTACCTCACCGTGGACCCCGGGGGGCGCGCCCAGCTCTTCCGCACGGACCGCGGCGATCCTTCCGACCTGGCGGCCCTGGAGCCCGCGCGGGTGGAGCGGATGCGCGCCCTGGCCGAGGGGTTCCACCAGTGGTCGAAGTTCCTCCTTTCCCACAACAGGCCCCTGAAGGACCGGCCGTGA
- a CDS encoding metallophosphoesterase family protein: MKAWGLLLALGAAIIVATGLPLRVRLDRPRLGTPQVQAPGTTLEVYLRTSLPWAAPETALSLEDDGGAAFPLPPPTRWWRGNILCLATRIPDLRDGRYALRVRTSSQDLRQPGAVFVRRTWPASFFIVQAGDFPPPGREALLPQFIEEMNLLQPAAVLGSGDISYDVRPEWYAFLLENLGRLEMPFLAAPGNHERKGWAAYLRAFGPGPQRADLGPLRVLSLDSSHGRDQFTPSEFNWIKGELEHLEGRTPVIQLHHPVLPAGSAIHGEAGGSGGHLNGYRGAFMDLCRLHGVPLVLSGHWHSDAIFDAEGNLRDDRADFPGTHYAVVTALGNELRRVTRWPHTYHGYRIIRFTEGRLVSETYDLAGTGRPNPIASVPLGRLHVRTLPGGAVEVRNDLNESFDAVRVTLQGAAPDLRPDGGVLESVLPNGPSFSYRVRLPLPAHGVRTVRLERP; the protein is encoded by the coding sequence GTGAAAGCCTGGGGCCTCCTCCTGGCGCTGGGGGCGGCGATCATCGTCGCCACGGGGCTCCCGCTCCGGGTGCGCCTGGACCGGCCCCGCCTGGGCACCCCCCAGGTCCAGGCCCCGGGCACGACGCTGGAAGTGTACCTGCGCACCAGCCTGCCCTGGGCGGCGCCGGAAACGGCGCTGAGCCTGGAGGACGACGGGGGCGCCGCCTTCCCCCTGCCGCCCCCCACCCGCTGGTGGCGCGGCAACATCCTCTGCCTCGCCACCCGCATCCCGGACCTGAGGGACGGACGCTACGCCCTGCGGGTGCGCACCTCCAGCCAGGACCTGCGCCAGCCGGGAGCCGTGTTCGTGCGCAGGACCTGGCCCGCGTCCTTCTTCATCGTCCAGGCCGGAGACTTCCCGCCCCCGGGCCGGGAGGCCCTCCTGCCCCAGTTCATCGAGGAGATGAATCTCCTGCAGCCCGCGGCGGTGCTGGGCAGCGGGGACATCTCGTACGACGTGCGGCCCGAATGGTACGCCTTCCTCCTGGAGAACCTCGGCCGCCTGGAGATGCCCTTCCTGGCCGCGCCCGGCAACCACGAGCGCAAGGGTTGGGCGGCCTACCTGCGGGCCTTCGGACCCGGCCCCCAGCGGGCCGATCTGGGTCCCCTGCGCGTGCTGAGCCTGGATTCCTCCCACGGCCGGGACCAGTTCACCCCCTCGGAATTCAACTGGATCAAGGGGGAGCTGGAGCACCTGGAGGGGCGCACCCCCGTCATCCAGCTCCACCACCCGGTGCTGCCCGCGGGATCGGCCATCCACGGCGAGGCCGGCGGCAGCGGCGGCCACCTCAACGGCTACCGGGGGGCCTTCATGGACCTCTGCCGCCTCCACGGCGTGCCCCTGGTGCTCAGCGGGCACTGGCACTCCGACGCGATCTTCGACGCGGAGGGGAACCTGCGGGATGACCGCGCCGACTTCCCGGGCACCCACTACGCGGTGGTCACCGCCCTGGGCAACGAGCTCCGGCGGGTGACCCGCTGGCCCCACACTTACCACGGGTACCGCATCATCCGCTTCACGGAAGGCCGCCTGGTGAGCGAAACCTACGACCTCGCGGGCACGGGCCGCCCCAACCCCATCGCCAGCGTACCGCTGGGCCGGCTCCACGTGCGGACCCTGCCGGGGGGCGCCGTGGAGGTCCGCAACGACCTCAACGAATCCTTCGACGCCGTGCGGGTGACCCTCCAGGGCGCCGCCCCGGACCTGCGGCCCGATGGGGGCGTCCTGGAATCCGTCCTGCCCAACGGCCCCTCCTTCAGCTACCGGGTCCGTCTCCCCCTGCCGGCCCACGGCGTGCGGACCGTTCGCCTGGAGCGTCCATGA
- a CDS encoding dienelactone hydrolase family protein — protein MPAPSSILLLHGLGGSGLGTVKLLEESLQAGGWENAVFLRPTLQAVHMPPEGKPMDRVFVQAWDEMNAFLGTRVPHLTVGFSFGGLLSAFAPSPLRLSVCSPWSQLTPDAIQRAAARPEWRVLHGQEDTLVPPTQHLQMLPDSIPLTLDPKGTHDFDAWMPRIVDWIHGSWDAFQVSK, from the coding sequence ATGCCGGCACCCTCCTCCATACTCCTTCTGCACGGCCTGGGAGGAAGCGGTCTCGGGACCGTCAAGCTCCTGGAAGAAAGCCTCCAGGCCGGGGGCTGGGAGAACGCGGTCTTCCTGCGCCCCACCCTCCAGGCCGTCCACATGCCCCCCGAAGGCAAGCCCATGGACCGCGTCTTCGTGCAGGCCTGGGACGAGATGAACGCCTTCCTTGGCACGCGGGTGCCCCACCTGACGGTGGGCTTCAGCTTCGGGGGCCTCCTTTCGGCCTTCGCGCCGTCCCCCCTCCGCCTTTCGGTGTGCAGCCCCTGGTCCCAGCTGACCCCGGACGCCATCCAGCGCGCCGCCGCCCGCCCCGAGTGGCGCGTGCTGCACGGCCAGGAGGACACCCTGGTGCCCCCCACCCAGCACCTGCAGATGCTCCCCGATTCCATCCCCCTCACCCTCGACCCCAAGGGCACCCACGACTTCGACGCCTGGATGCCGCGGATCGTGGACTGGATCCACGGGAGCTGGGACGCGTTCCAGGTGAGTAAATAA
- a CDS encoding SDR family NAD(P)-dependent oxidoreductase, producing the protein MRPENPIVLITGASSGFGEATARMLAAQGCHLALGARRVEKVRALAAELASKHGVRTFAGALDTRATASVERFVAEAAAALGGLHVVVANAGLARGTDRMDSVLEEDWQAMLHTNVEGVIRTIKATLPHVRRSGWGHYFTIGSTAGHWVYEGGGAYCASKHALKALTRTLRLELCGEPIRITEVDPGMAVTEFSLVRLQDAAKADSVYTGVEPLVAEDIAECIRWALALPDHVNIDQMIVKCRDQASHNGTRIHRRA; encoded by the coding sequence ATGCGCCCTGAAAACCCCATCGTCCTCATCACCGGCGCGTCCTCCGGTTTCGGAGAGGCCACCGCGCGCATGCTCGCGGCCCAGGGCTGCCATCTGGCGCTGGGCGCCCGGCGCGTGGAGAAGGTGAGGGCCCTGGCCGCGGAACTGGCCTCCAAGCACGGGGTGAGGACCTTCGCCGGGGCCCTGGACACCCGTGCCACCGCCAGCGTGGAGCGGTTCGTGGCCGAGGCCGCCGCGGCCCTGGGGGGGCTGCACGTGGTGGTGGCCAACGCCGGCCTGGCCCGGGGCACCGACCGCATGGATTCCGTCCTCGAGGAGGACTGGCAGGCCATGCTCCACACCAACGTGGAGGGCGTCATCCGCACCATCAAGGCGACCCTTCCCCATGTGCGCCGCAGCGGATGGGGCCACTACTTCACCATCGGCTCCACCGCAGGGCACTGGGTCTACGAGGGCGGCGGCGCCTACTGCGCCTCCAAGCACGCCCTGAAGGCCCTCACCCGCACCCTCCGCCTGGAACTCTGCGGCGAGCCCATCCGCATCACCGAGGTGGACCCCGGCATGGCCGTCACCGAGTTCTCCCTGGTGCGCCTGCAGGACGCCGCCAAGGCGGATTCCGTCTACACCGGGGTCGAACCGCTGGTGGCCGAGGACATCGCCGAGTGCATCCGCTGGGCCCTGGCCCTGCCGGACCACGTGAACATCGACCAGATGATCGTCAAGTGCCGGGACCAGGCCAGCCACAACGGCACCCGGATCCACCGCCGCGCCTGA
- a CDS encoding cold-shock protein, translating into MAQGTVKWFNAEKGFGFITPDEGGADLFVHHTAIQDRGFRTLQENQRVSFDVAQGQKGPQATNVVKL; encoded by the coding sequence ATGGCTCAGGGCACCGTCAAGTGGTTCAACGCTGAAAAGGGCTTCGGTTTCATCACCCCCGATGAGGGTGGGGCCGATCTGTTCGTTCACCACACCGCCATCCAGGACCGGGGCTTCCGCACCCTCCAGGAGAACCAGCGCGTGAGCTTCGATGTGGCGCAGGGCCAGAAGGGGCCCCAGGCCACGAACGTCGTCAAGCTGTAG
- a CDS encoding cold-shock protein: protein MSEGTVKWFNAEKGFGFITPDGGGADLFVHHSAIQDRGFRTLAENQRVSFEVAQGQKGPQATNVVKL, encoded by the coding sequence ATGTCCGAAGGCACCGTCAAGTGGTTCAACGCTGAAAAGGGTTTCGGTTTCATCACCCCCGATGGGGGTGGCGCCGATCTGTTCGTCCACCATTCCGCGATCCAGGATCGCGGCTTCCGCACCCTCGCCGAGAACCAGCGGGTGAGTTTCGAGGTCGCCCAGGGCCAGAAGGGCCCCCAGGCCACGAACGTCGTCAAGCTCTAG
- a CDS encoding cold-shock protein, with amino-acid sequence MSSGFVKSFSTQKGFGFITPDEGGPDIFVHHSAVQSGGFRTLDINARVQFEITQGARGPQAIMVSRA; translated from the coding sequence ATGTCGTCTGGTTTCGTGAAGAGCTTCAGCACCCAGAAGGGTTTCGGATTCATCACCCCCGACGAGGGAGGGCCGGATATCTTCGTCCACCACTCCGCGGTGCAGTCCGGCGGATTCCGGACCCTGGACATCAACGCCCGGGTCCAGTTCGAGATCACCCAGGGGGCCCGCGGGCCCCAGGCCATCATGGTGAGCCGGGCCTGA
- a CDS encoding HD domain-containing phosphohydrolase, which produces MLPSLRSLSDPLIQRLSQLIYRCLEDLGSTKAALYLRDPATGAFELVSHYGWPRTLPPQERIAPQDPVLVLMARERRSLTVNDPKNYPELKPFSLGAANVARFHISPIYDRGDWKALLIQRDPSKGGVYDAARQDPLAQAICAEIVLALNAFPIPAAQPDPEPPAPAVEELPALRVPAPPSGAMVQVEAPEADAYPATETEGVVPEQQTFFWEAASLLCQMVPSAAVALRLSETQEARPLLVYSRLPLSADLQKEVLRHILAQAPQGADADPPILARSEWPEREPRTGHFATLLPVLLEEEAGGENLLMLFRLEDRPFSMHEQDLVRQVSRMLGFYLQEVGLHERYHQAFLSVSHRILASAEGRIPSLKTHSIHTAELSRDLARKVDLPTAAVEAVSISAILHDVGTLLLDYRVLDKPRLTPEELEKVRQHPVLASTFLKDLYFPFDVLHIIRHHHEHWDGGGYPDGLKGEAIPMGSRIIHLVEAYEMMISETPYRAAKTPAQAEAEIQRLAGIQFDPHLVGQLIQILKSRH; this is translated from the coding sequence ATGCTGCCAAGCCTCCGCAGTCTAAGCGATCCGCTCATCCAGCGGCTTTCCCAACTGATCTACCGGTGCCTGGAGGATCTGGGCAGCACCAAGGCTGCGCTCTACCTGCGGGATCCCGCCACCGGAGCCTTCGAACTGGTCAGCCATTACGGCTGGCCCCGCACCCTGCCGCCCCAGGAGCGCATCGCGCCCCAGGACCCCGTCCTGGTCCTCATGGCCCGGGAACGGCGGAGCCTGACGGTGAACGATCCCAAGAACTACCCGGAACTCAAGCCCTTCAGTCTGGGAGCCGCCAACGTGGCGCGTTTCCACATCTCACCCATCTACGACCGGGGCGACTGGAAGGCCCTGCTCATCCAGCGGGACCCCTCCAAGGGCGGGGTCTACGACGCGGCGCGGCAGGATCCCCTGGCCCAGGCCATCTGCGCCGAGATCGTCCTGGCCCTCAACGCCTTCCCCATCCCCGCCGCCCAGCCCGACCCCGAGCCCCCGGCCCCCGCCGTGGAGGAGCTGCCCGCGCTGAGGGTCCCCGCGCCCCCTTCCGGGGCCATGGTGCAGGTGGAGGCGCCGGAGGCCGATGCCTATCCCGCGACGGAAACCGAGGGGGTCGTCCCCGAGCAGCAGACCTTCTTCTGGGAAGCCGCGAGCCTGCTCTGCCAGATGGTCCCATCCGCCGCCGTGGCCCTGCGCCTCAGCGAAACCCAGGAGGCCAGGCCGCTGCTGGTCTACAGCCGCCTGCCCCTTTCCGCCGACCTCCAGAAGGAGGTCCTCCGGCACATCCTGGCCCAGGCGCCCCAGGGGGCGGATGCCGATCCGCCGATCCTGGCCCGGTCCGAATGGCCGGAACGGGAGCCCCGCACCGGGCACTTCGCCACCCTGCTGCCGGTCCTCCTGGAGGAAGAGGCGGGGGGAGAGAACCTCCTCATGCTCTTCCGCCTGGAGGACCGCCCCTTCTCCATGCACGAGCAGGACCTGGTGCGCCAGGTTTCGCGCATGCTGGGCTTCTACCTCCAGGAGGTGGGCCTCCACGAGCGCTACCACCAGGCCTTCCTCTCCGTGAGCCACCGCATCCTGGCCTCCGCCGAGGGGCGGATCCCCTCCCTCAAGACCCACAGCATCCATACCGCCGAACTCTCCCGGGACCTGGCGCGCAAGGTGGACCTGCCCACGGCGGCCGTGGAGGCGGTGAGCATCTCGGCCATCCTCCACGATGTGGGGACCCTGCTCCTGGACTACCGGGTGCTGGACAAGCCCCGGCTCACCCCCGAGGAACTGGAGAAGGTGCGCCAGCACCCGGTCCTGGCCTCCACGTTCCTGAAGGATCTGTACTTCCCCTTTGATGTCCTGCACATCATCCGCCACCATCACGAGCACTGGGACGGCGGCGGGTACCCGGACGGGCTGAAGGGCGAGGCCATCCCCATGGGCAGCCGGATCATCCACCTGGTGGAAGCCTACGAAATGATGATTTCGGAAACACCGTACCGGGCCGCCAAGACCCCCGCCCAGGCCGAGGCGGAAATCCAGCGCCTGGCGGGCATCCAGTTCGATCCCCACCTGGTGGGCCAGCTCATCCAGATTCTCAAATCCCGGCACTAA
- a CDS encoding type II secretion system protein, which produces MARVTTEERGFILAMLLAIIVAMGILLTALLPSAHAEIQRDQEAELIFRGEALAAGIRAYRAKTGGYPLSLEDLGKMRPPVVRKVYKDPMSREGEWDLITAVQPGASGDTSGLPIVGVKTKVQENSFRIYNGKTLTSDWAFSAAGNLLGVPGAAAAATAPGAATDATPKTDTPTTTPK; this is translated from the coding sequence ATGGCGCGCGTCACCACAGAGGAACGGGGATTCATCCTGGCCATGCTGCTGGCGATCATCGTGGCCATGGGCATCCTCCTCACCGCGCTCCTGCCCTCCGCCCATGCGGAGATCCAGCGGGACCAGGAAGCGGAGCTCATCTTCCGGGGCGAGGCCCTGGCCGCGGGCATCCGCGCCTACCGGGCCAAGACCGGCGGCTACCCCCTAAGCCTGGAGGACCTGGGCAAGATGCGGCCCCCGGTCGTCCGCAAGGTCTACAAGGACCCCATGAGCCGCGAAGGGGAATGGGACCTCATCACCGCCGTGCAGCCCGGAGCCTCCGGGGACACCTCGGGGCTGCCCATCGTCGGGGTCAAGACCAAGGTCCAGGAGAACAGCTTCCGCATCTACAACGGCAAGACCCTCACCAGCGACTGGGCCTTTTCCGCGGCCGGGAACCTGCTGGGGGTGCCGGGGGCCGCCGCCGCCGCCACCGCCCCGGGGGCCGCCACGGACGCGACCCCGAAAACCGACACCCCCACGACGACCCCCAAATAG
- a CDS encoding D-alanyl-D-alanine carboxypeptidase/D-alanyl-D-alanine-endopeptidase — protein sequence MIRCLLAISCLLATVSASADLPAWGRRMEARGIRASAGLWDLQTGKLLDGYDTDRALVPASTTKVLSTYALLKTWKPDYEIETEVWGDLRGGTVAGDLVLKGAGDPYLTSERIWLMAEELKARGVTAVRGRVRLDQSAFDGQRYGDGWENTSSNTTPPVLPLSVNFNRDRGRLVTDPERLATETLTRIFIQDGIAVEGAPAGEGQPRKLLAFHSPPLRDLVADINKFSNNFMIEMLVKRFGGGTWAQGVKQIQGFYSTMLGLGPDKVAITDGSGLSKENRLSARTLAIALRAAWNDFEVGPEMIASLKIIGGEPFRLHIKDPALARRVRVKTGHLGGVWSACGFLQTRDGKEHVFAILLNGDCAEGDVWDQIKAWAD from the coding sequence ATGATCCGATGCCTCCTCGCCATCTCCTGTCTTCTGGCCACCGTTTCCGCTTCCGCCGATCTCCCGGCCTGGGGGCGCCGCATGGAGGCCCGGGGCATCCGGGCCTCCGCGGGCCTCTGGGACCTGCAGACCGGTAAGCTCCTTGACGGCTACGACACCGACCGCGCCCTGGTGCCCGCCTCCACCACCAAGGTGCTCTCCACCTACGCCCTCCTCAAGACCTGGAAGCCCGATTACGAGATCGAGACGGAGGTGTGGGGGGACCTGCGGGGCGGCACGGTGGCGGGGGATCTCGTCCTCAAGGGGGCCGGGGACCCGTACCTGACCTCCGAGCGCATCTGGCTCATGGCCGAGGAGCTCAAGGCGCGGGGCGTCACGGCGGTGAGGGGCCGGGTGCGCCTGGACCAGTCCGCCTTCGACGGCCAGCGCTACGGCGACGGCTGGGAGAACACCTCCTCCAACACCACGCCGCCGGTCCTGCCCCTTTCCGTGAACTTCAACCGGGACCGGGGCCGCCTGGTGACCGATCCGGAACGCCTGGCCACCGAGACCCTCACCCGGATCTTCATCCAGGACGGCATCGCCGTCGAGGGCGCCCCGGCCGGCGAAGGGCAGCCCCGCAAGCTCCTGGCCTTCCACTCCCCGCCCCTGCGGGACCTGGTGGCCGACATCAACAAGTTCTCCAACAACTTCATGATCGAGATGCTTGTCAAGCGCTTCGGCGGGGGCACCTGGGCCCAGGGCGTCAAGCAGATCCAGGGGTTCTACTCGACCATGCTGGGCCTGGGCCCGGACAAGGTGGCCATCACCGACGGCTCGGGCCTGAGCAAGGAGAACCGCCTCTCGGCGCGCACCCTGGCCATCGCCCTCCGGGCCGCGTGGAACGACTTCGAGGTGGGCCCGGAAATGATCGCCTCCCTCAAGATCATCGGCGGGGAGCCCTTCCGCCTCCACATCAAGGACCCCGCCCTGGCCCGGCGCGTGCGGGTCAAGACCGGCCACCTGGGCGGCGTGTGGAGCGCCTGCGGCTTCCTCCAGACCCGGGACGGCAAGGAGCACGTCTTCGCCATCCTCCTCAACGGCGACTGCGCCGAAGGGGACGTGTGGGACCAGATCAAGGCCTGGGCGGACTAG